The Tripterygium wilfordii isolate XIE 37 chromosome 23, ASM1340144v1, whole genome shotgun sequence genomic sequence ATGCCCTCTTctaattagtgatttaataagCAAGCTCACTTAAACAGTTTAAGGAAAGGGAAAATGGTCTTAGCAAAGAAACATTGAATAGAACAAAGTGAGAAAAAAACCCATGTTTGGTTAAGAACTTTTTATTGGGGACGATGGTACAATTGTGTGATAATTTTATATACTTCCTGCGTAAATGGGTTACAAAATCATTAATACTGAAATCCTACAGTTACTAAAACGATGGTACGATTATATGCAACACTTTTCATTACTTGAACAAAAATGGGAAAGCTTTTTGCCTGATGCAATGGTTTGGTAAAAACTAAAAGGGCAGAACaataattgaaattaatttatgaAGTCCCAGGAACTTCACGCAAAGATGTTTGTGTTCAATGCATGACATGTTCCAACTATGCTTTGTTCTGAGTTCTGTTGGTTGCTTGAATTTGTTTGGTTCATTGTGTGCAGCTTGTCATTCTACTGTCATATGACCTACTTTCAGGGTTTTATTAAGTGATGTAACAAATTGGGTAGTTTTCAACGACGCCTTAGGCATGGTAGGCTTTTGTGGCGTTTGTGAGTACAGGTTTTTAGCCATTGCGAGTGAACATTTCAAAACTTATGAAAACTCTGGGTAAAAAAGAGTGCTTACTTAAAAATGAGGAgcatttcaaaatatttaaGAAAATTTAAAGTTACTGTGCCTCGAGGTATCCTAGAAAGGTCCTaaaaattggtttttttttttccccttcttttcttttcgaaATCAGTTTTCCAATGGTTGCAGTCATGTGTCATTCTTATGTTTTATACATCTATAGAATTGCAGCTACAGTATGATGCATAATTCAAGATTCATTGGGTGACATAGATATGCCTACCTGTCTTGTTTATTGTCATGAAAGAGGAATGGCCTTAAACACCATGTCATAAAATGTTgaaacaaaatggggttgctgAAGAATCCGTTGTTGACGGTACTTCCTTTAACGAACTTGCATTATTATGCATTTTCTCTTTATACATTGATACACTGTTTAGTCACACTTAAGGGGTTATATGCACTAAGAGCTGCCTTTTGTAATGTTTTTTGAGGCAATTCGTAATGCATGAACTTTAAGAAGATTTTAAGGCAAAAAAAGAGTTTCTCAGACATGGCATGCCTTCACCACTATCTGCTGCTTGATCATTTCAGGCAGATGTCATAATGGCCTTAGCTGGATCAAATGGAGGATCATGGTCAACAACCTACTCACCAAAATCTACCGGGAGGCCAGCCAGTGATGATCGCATGTCCCGTGGAGAGTATGAAACATGCATAGCAGGTAATGCTGCATTCCCTCGCGAATTTCATGGGAGGCTCTCTGGCACTAGCAATGCTGCCCAGGATACCGGTTCTGGTGATCGAGTGCCAGCCCCTACAGGTTATCCTTCATATTGTAAATCTATTGTATTTTGCTTATGACTTGGACTCGTATACTTGTGTTGTCCTTGAGATTTTCCTATACGATTGTTTTCTTTATACGTCTGATAGGAAACTAACAGGACCTTCGGCTAAAAGTACATATGATATCGCATTTGTTTACCGTtacttaattttaattatttatttttatcatgTAGGAGGTCATCAAGGCGGCGTTACGATAGCTAAGGCAAAAGAATCTGGTACTGAAGataaaagagagagacaaaGCTGAGAACAGCCAGCCTCATTGGTTTCAATTCTCTCAGACTTCTGAGGAAGGAATGAGGTCTTTGTTCTGTTGTATCCATGTTTCAACCTTATATTTTGTTAGCTTTTGTCCACTTTTTGGGAGGGTTTAGGTTGAAAAATCTTGTCTACAGAGGACCCAGTTTGAtcttttttgttgggtttgacaCTCGGAATATCTGATATTAACACAACTGACCTGAGCTGCTGCTTCTCAATTCTCATCATCATCTCATGGTGCTTTGTAGATTAGTTATGAATTTGCATTTTCATCTTTTAGGCCTTGGGCTTAGTGAAGGTGGGCCTGAGTCATATACATGGGCTTATGAAAGTTCTGATTTTATCTGGGCCTCTCTTTGGGATACATTGGTAGGGTCCATTTGGACAAGCCTTTATTGGATTTATTTTCATCAGACACCCTTCTTCATTAGTAACAGCAAATGTTGTGGCACTTTGACCCACCACAAATATGAGCTTGGACAAAAAGTAGGTTCGGTTGGGCTTCTAAAGCCCATTTCTCTTTTAACTTCCGCAAATACTGTGGCTTGGGTTTGGGTCCCTCATTTGATAGGTCCAGCCGGAAAATGAACTGGACAAGCCCAAAGATGTCCGAAGCAAATTCAGTCCAAGCCCACTAGTTTCTCTCTGGCTCCAGCAACGTTTATGTTTTTTGGACTCTTTTGTGGAGTTGCCATGAAATAGATTCATTTCTTTCTTCCCTCTTTACTACCACTTTCGAACACCCCATCAGCCCTTTGGTCAACCGTTGGCTAGGGATGTTAATAATATACTTATCCGGTAGATATCCGTAGAATTCGTCTCGAATCATATTGGTATGCCCCGTTAGTTAACGGGTTGGGAAATAAGTATGGATTtttttctgagaaaataatGGGTGTGGGGATGAGTTTGTTGTCTAGGGATGAAAATGAATCGAGCTATACAAGGGTGGCTCACGGGAAGCCCTATTCAGGCCAAGTCCGAGCTCAACTCTCATGACAAGGGGGTCGAGCTAGGGTCTTTTGTAATCATTTCAATTAATTCACAAATTGTAGTGAAGATACAAATTTATTGTCGATTGACAAAATGATATGACAAAAAAGCGATAGAGAGATGAAGAGAGTGAACAAATCATAAAATATTGTCaattataaatatgaaatattgtGGAAATGTGTACTTTTCAAAAGGACATTAtaagtatttaattaaaaataaccgAGGATCCTCAATCCTTAAAGAGGATTCTTCTATttttatgggaaaaaaaaattactcctTTGAGAGAAATTCAATTTTTCTAGGATTCCACCAACCAAATATATAAATCATTGAGAAAAATAAACTCTTATTTTTGCAAATCAATCGACACCTAAATCTAAAATGGATGCCTTGTTAtatattgaatatatttttaGAAAGTATCTTTTCACCATTTGTGAAAGTTGGCTCGGTCATTTGTCTTTAAtttgtacctctcttcatgcaatAATAACTCTTTTATTAACTAAAATTATCCTTTTCAATTTATGAACTAATATCAtcctattttaaaaaaattaccttTAAAGTTTGCACCAtcctatttcaaaaaattaatataaatttaaaagtgTTGATAATATACTTTTCTATGTTTTTGAAGGTtatcacaaatttttttaatatattttaaaaatatctgAAAAAAATCATGTAGTTGGTTAAAAGGATATTTTGTTAGTTAACATTATCTATTATATCCCATTGCATTGTTGGTTGAAAGAATAAATTAACTATTTCAATTGAAATGTTAgttgagaaaataaacaaattaataggGTAAAAATCCTTGCAAgtttaggagggaaaaaaagatgaagtgtatcatacttttatatatatatatatatatatataggttgttattttacatttatttattcTGTAAGGTCATATCAGAATTGACCGTTAGATACAAATTCAACTTCTAATCTCTCTgaatcttcttcctcctcttcttatTAGTCTCTTCTGATCTCCATGCTTTAATCTGCACAATCAATATATCAGTTATTTCAACTGAACACagcataatgaagagaaaaGGGAGAAGAGGAGACTGTCAAACTCTTGTATTTACCTATATTACGCTATTATCTTTTCTGGAAGTTGAATACTTTAATTGACAAGCCAAAGATGAAGCCAAAGAATACTGCAATCCCAACTGTTATGACTGCAACGACAGGTAAGAAGTCGTGATCAAACCCGAAGTAAGATCTAACGAAATGACTAACTATTTCTCCATCCTCTAATTCATCTTCAAGGTCTCCAAATTGTGAAGAAACTAGTCCATACAATGTCCATGAAACGGGTGACAGGTAGTAGTACCATCTCCACCACACTGGTATCCTCTGTCACACCACAAGTATAAAACCCATTAGTGGGTGTGAGGAAACATGAAACTGAATACGAGAGGTTTGGGTGCGCCTACTGTTTTTGGAACGATGAATCCAGAGAAAAGGTTCCATAATAAATAGAAGGTGATGGAGACAATGGCAGCAATGTTGTGGTTGGGAGTAACGGCCACCGTCATCATGCCATAGAAAGTGAAGTATAATAATGTGAAGTACATGAAGAAGATATACCAGAAGAACTTGGCAACTGTCCAGTGAAACCCTATCATGGCGTATAcaatgatcccgtataagataGTCTGACCAAAAATGTATGGGATCTCAATCATGACctgcaaaataaattttcaggcaGCTAATCATTTGGACTGAAAATGCAAGTCTACCTTGTGAATGATTAAGATCCCAGAAGttggtatctcaattatcccagCTACTAAGTTGGATGCACAAGATTCAACTGAATTCGTGAGCTCCATGTCTCACGTGAGAAATATTGTGCGTAAAACTCAAGATCtgggataattgggataccagCTACTGGGATCCGTATCATAATTGCTTGTGGAATTCTACAAACTACAGTTAGTTGTTTACTTGTCCAAAGGCATAAGGCAAAGCTGAATACATTCCAGCAGCTTTTTCCCTGTAAAAGACAGTTCTCTCAATAGCCACTACTGGCTGAACTGATGAAGCATTCTGTACTCCTATGAAGAGAATAGCAGCATACATGGAACCCATTGCATTGAGGAGATCTTGTTGCCTTCTTCTGCAATTCACAAGGACTTACCTTAAGTTGGAGAATTAGTATAAATCATGACACAATCATAACAATATCTTGAGCTTCTTTATACGTTTTGGAGCCTAAATCCCAGAACATCGTCCCCAACAATATGGCAATGAAAGTTGTGAATAGGAATCTGACTGCGGTGTATGGTGGGTTTCGCAAATATGACCAATGCTGCTTCCATAGACAAGCCATAGACTGTGTGAAGAATGATTGAGTGTATCGAGTTGGGAAGTATAGATCCTTGGAACCTGGTGCAGGGACACTTAATTCCTTCACCAAGGCTTTACACCTCCTGAATCATTGACAATTAATAGCTTATCAATAGCTATACAAAAAGGTCATTAAGCTTTGGTGAGATAATTGAAACTTCTCGTTCAAGTTACCCAATTTCAGTTATTTGACATATTGAAGAGTTAAAGTTGTCTGAAAATTGAAGAGATTGTTTAATTAAATCCCTAATGGCAGGTTTTAATGTTGCTCTACCTATATAGCTCTGAGTTTCTGTATATTTCTGTGAAGTTGACTCCCAGAGCTGCTTCTTGTGCTGCTGAAGTAACCTCTAACATCCAAGTCGCAGGATTGTATCCGTCCTTAATCTTTGGAACTCCCTCAACTCCCTTTGATcgaaatcaggaaaaaaaaattcagcttTTTATCTGAATATACTGGAAAGAGCTTCATACACCATACTCTTTTCCCTACCTGAAAATAATCGATGAGGTGTGAAGAATGGTGGCCTAATGGACCGGCATATATTTCTTCACCTCCCCTTTTCAACAAAAATAGCTGCAACAAGATATATTACTTTTTAACTTTCAGAcataaatgaatatcaatgaagacaTGATTGGCTCctcacttgaacattttatCTCACCTCatcaaaagcatcaaatatATCTATGCTTGGCTGGTGGATAGTGCAGACAACAGTTCGTCCAGTGTCCACCGTGTTCCTTACTGTCCTCATTACTATTGCTGCTGCCCTGGCGTCAAGTCCTGAGGTCGGTTCATCCATGAAGATTATAGATGGGTTAGCGACGAGCTCAACTGCAATTGTCAGCCTCTTGCGCTGCTCGGTTGAGAGGCCATTAACTCCAGGCAATCCAACAAGTGCCTCCTTCAAAGAGTTCAGCTCAACAAGCTCCATGACTTCTTCAACAAACATCTGCAGACCATCATTTCCGTTAGATTCAACAAGACATGGATAAACAAGACGTAGAAAATATCGAATATCTTGAATGCTGTTCAACCTTTTATTTACCTTTCTGGTATCAGACTTGACATCAGGTGATAATCGAAGCCACGCAGAATAAATCAACGATTCATAGACTGTGACATGTGGGGAATGGATATCAGTTTGCTCACAATAACCCGCAACGTGAGCAAACGTTTCTTGCTTCTTAGGATACCCAGAGATTTTGATGTTTCCCTCAATATAACCCCCGGTTTTCCTTCCAGCCAGAACATCCATCAAAGTGGTCTTGCCAGCACCACTAACACCCATTAGAGCTGTTAGAATACCGGGCCTACAAGTACCACTAACACCTTTCAAAAGTACTAGACGATCCTCGGTAACTCCATGAGTTTTCATTTCCTGCAAACATGAAGTATACATGCGAGCACTGAAATTAGCAGAGGAGTCATACTTAGTAGATGTCATAACTTTATATGAAACACCTGTCTAGTATAGTCTATTAGATAAGATCTTGGGGATACCTTTGGCATGTCTACAGAATATCTGACCTCATCAAAAGTGATGGAAAGTGGTTCAAAAGGAAGAGCCATCCCACGTTTATGGTTACGTTCATTGAAACTGCCTACCCTTGATAATGGAGTCCTGGATGAAACAGTTCTTTTACTCTCACTTCCTCCTTCTGCATTGTTACAATACTGTCTAAACTATCGCTCAAAGTAGAGATAAGAAAATACTATTATCCACCTGGAAGAGACCTTACCCCTATTTGATAGCTCAACCGACTCTCCAGCTTTACTAGCAATCTTCTCAGCCAAGGCTTCTTTGGATATTACTGCCTGAGGTTTCCCAAAGGCTGCATGTCATTTCTTCATTTCAGAACATCAGCAATAAAACTTCAAGAAATCGGAAAAAAGTAGGAAGATTGTAGAGCTTACGATTCAAGTACTTTAGAGCAACAATGCAGAGAAGATTGAACAGAATACAATATCCTATTAAAGTTCCTGCTCCAATCCAATACCATCGTGCTTCAGTAGGAATTCCGCGAGATTTCAAGACTGAAACTCCTAATGGTTCTGTTTCGTTTGGAGGAACCTGTAACAAATGAAATCTTATCAGTTGATTGAATTCTGTAATCAGCCTtctattttatgtttgttttcatcattcaaAGTTCAGGAGGAAAATGCCTACGTGACTCCAGCTATTCCCGAGAAACTCATTTACTGCTATAGCATTCTGTGCGTACGTCATTGGTGAGAACCAGTAACCCCAAATCCACCATGGCTTTATATCATCTGGTTCAGTTCAAAAGGAGAAACAGCCTTTACCATCAAAACTAATAAGCATAAAATGATGAGAAGTAGAAACACttatattctttgttttttgaaaagaatactTATATTCTTAGTTCACCTTTTGATATGATGAATCCACCTGGGACTATAATTGCAAGGAATGCACATGATCCAAGGGTGTTGGCAACAATTACATTCCTTCCTAGAGCCCCCATGAATCGAAACAATCCGGATGCCATCTGATTAACGCATAGGAATAGGAAGTATTGTCTGAAAAATCTGAagtttaataaaaagaaaaagaaaaagaaatcatcaAACTGTACAACCCATCATCCAAAAaatttgaattcatttgtttaagACTTTTATCACCTCTCAATATTTGGATCAAAGCCAGTAACATAATAAACCAGGATCACCCAAATGGCTACTTCTACAAACGTGATCGGAATCTTGAGAACCCATGTAGGTAGTGAATATGCCCATGAAGGAAAAAAGAGTAGATCCCTTTGCTTGTAGAAGACAGGGAGTCTCGTGATGGACATGGCAAGCTCCGCGAATCCATTAAAAGTGATAATGAACATACCAAAAAAGAGTGCACTAAGATATATTTGTCCATCAGTTATGGTCTCCCGGTGCATCTCTGTTCGGAAAAATAGTGTCGTTGTTACAGTAGCCATAATGATAAGCTGTCAATGGTAGGATGAGAAATGGACAGCCATAAATTAGCAACTTCAAATGGTAAATTTCTGAATTTAAACCAAGTAAGTTATCCATGAATATTAATACCACTCACTTGTGACAATTTAAAAATGTAGAAGAATGAGTTTCTTTTCATAAGCAGAAATTCTCTTGACAAGCAGATTTTCAACAATTCCCTCTTGCTGACACCGTACTTGGTGGTTGTTAAAGCAGCAGGGTGGCCTTTGGACTTATCAAATGGTACAGTGAATTCATCGCGTAGTCTTCGTCCAACGTGAAATGACTGAAATGCTTCAGCAAAATCCTTTACCGTAACAAAGCTAGAAGGTTCATCTCTATGCATCCAGTACTGCTCTTGATCTTTCCTTGATGTCACCTAATGCAAAACCACCGTGGAAATTTCATAAATATACTCAATACATTTAATAATATAAACTAGGCAGGACTTGTGATCAAAAGTAGAATTAGCACTTCTTGTAAAAAGTCAGCAACTCCTTTTCTCTCAGGACATTTGAAGCCCATGTATTCAAAGAACTCGAGCACGTTTTCACGTGGACCTTGATACACAATTTGGCCATCCGAGAGGAGAATTATATCATCAAAAAGGCCATATGTCTCTGGTGCTGGCTGAAGGAGAGAGATAAGAGCAGTTCCATTGAGGATGTGGATAGATTGTCTCAGTGAATTCACTATCTGATAAGTTGTTGAGCTGTCCAAACCAGTTGATATCTCATCCATGAAAAGTGCTCTAGATGGTCCAACCAGCATCTCACCTATTTCACACAACAGAACATCAATTCAGACAAATAACCTTAAATCTGGTGTCGATGAATAGGATTGTCCAAATGaataaaacatatatagttATTTGTTATGATCTTGTACCTGTCGTGACTCGCTTCTTTTGTCCACCAGAGAGGCCTCGTATCATTTCATCTCCCACCAAGGTATCTGCACACACTTCAAGTCCCAAAATCTGTAAAGGGagtaaaaaggggaaaaaaatgtaAATCAAATTTAGTTATTTTGATTGTCCATATCTTCTTATCATGATAATTCATTAGCACAGACCACTGAAATTTTAGGCAATACCTTCAGAAAATAATCTGTAACGACATTTGCCTCCTGCCAGCCGTTCAGCGCTGCTGCCTGTGAAATGAGAAGCACCAAAGCATTTCCTTAATGAAATTAACACTTCTTGCAACACTATTTTACTTTTCCTGTATTTTTCTCACCTTCATGTAGAGATCAAGATCAGGATCAGGCTTAATATTTTCGGCTTTCTCCCTCCTTGTTAGTTCTTCCAGCATCTCTACATAGTTTTCGAAATCCGATAACAGTTTTAGTCTGAGAACATTTTTAGTTGTGAACTTATTAATGAACATGTCAAAGCAATATTTTTATCTGAACTGACCATAACGAGATCCAATCCCTTGACATCTTGCAGAAAAATTCAGTGTTTCTCTCACTGTCAATTCTGGTATGTGAAGATCATACTGACTAATGTAAGCCGACGACCTCTGCGGTACAAAATCTTTCATTCCATGTCCATTATATGTAACACTCCCAGAAACCTGAAGTTCAGTAAGTAAACTAAATCATAACTAGAACGACTATATATATTTGACTTTAATCCACTGTGTGCTTACTTTTAAATCTTTATCAAGTTTTCCAGCCAAAGCTAGTAGTAAGGTGGTCTTCCCTGAACTTGGGGGGCCTAAAAGCAATGTCATTCTGCATAGACCAGATCAATACTGTGATTTTGGATTTGTTTTTGACATTGCAGAGTGTGTGAAAGATAttctatttgaatttttatcCTTACCTTCCCGGTTTGATGATTCCACTGCTATCGTTTAGGATCGGTAATGGTTTCTTTTGACTTGGAAAAATATGAAGAAATTTCAAGACACCCTTTCGACAGAAGGAGTATTATAAGTTGAGTTTcaatcagaaccaaaaaaagataaacAGAAGCAGCATACATACTTACTTCTAAGGTATTAACACAGAAGTTGAAAATGGTAGGCACTGCTCTTCCTCCTACATAAGCCTCTGCTTCCACATTTAAATGCTCAAACCGGACTTCAATCGTTGGCATATCAATCCCAACTCTGTGATtcccaaagaaacaaaacacagCATTTCATCAAAAGGTTGGAGAACACAAAAAAGATACCCGATTTCAGTCTTTTGCACAAATTTAGTAGCTTAAGCTAATGAAAGCTGAAAGGTTACCTATCAATGCGTTCCTTGAGCTTCAACAAGAATCCCTCATTATCTTCCTCCGCAATCTTGACAAGCCTATCCAAGAGGTTCTTTCTTTCAAGGAATCCAAGATCATTAATGTCAATCTCTCTAGCTTGTCCCTCAGCTTCAGCAAGTATGCCCCTCCTTACTCGTAAATACGTAGGAAGTCTCTCAATAGCGGCCCATTTGAGTGCTTCTTCGTCGTCTTCTTCTCGAGAAGACTTGGAGAAAACTTCCATTGTTGTGTTCCTCCAGATGCTTGAACTCCCTAGACGTGCACTACCAACTCTATATGCATCAGCATCACTCCTAATATCCATTTCTGTACaaccaaacaaaacattaaTTAAACTctctatatagtatatatcaCACACTTCATTCAAGAAAGATTTTAAAGCTTAATCAGCTGAGTATCCGGAAATACATACTTCTCTGTTGTTTCTGCAGAGATATTTCATAAgattttgattcttattttcAATGGAGACTAGTGTGTgattcatacatatatatatacacataaattatTTGGTAATAGCTTTTAAGGTCAAACTCTATTACAATTTACATTTTACATGGATTTGTGAAGAGTAAATCCATTTTGGTCCCTTATGGCTCATTCAACTCAATCATCAAG encodes the following:
- the LOC119993514 gene encoding pleiotropic drug resistance protein 1-like gives rise to the protein MDIRSDADAYRVGSARLGSSSIWRNTTMEVFSKSSREEDDEEALKWAAIERLPTYLRVRRGILAEAEGQAREIDINDLGFLERKNLLDRLVKIAEEDNEGFLLKLKERIDRVGIDMPTIEVRFEHLNVEAEAYVGGRAVPTIFNFCVNTLEGVLKFLHIFPSQKKPLPILNDSSGIIKPGRMTLLLGPPSSGKTTLLLALAGKLDKDLKVSGSVTYNGHGMKDFVPQRSSAYISQYDLHIPELTVRETLNFSARCQGIGSRYEMLEELTRREKAENIKPDPDLDLYMKAAALNGWQEANVVTDYFLKILGLEVCADTLVGDEMIRGLSGGQKKRVTTGEMLVGPSRALFMDEISTGLDSSTTYQIVNSLRQSIHILNGTALISLLQPAPETYGLFDDIILLSDGQIVYQGPRENVLEFFEYMGFKCPERKGVADFLQEVTSRKDQEQYWMHRDEPSSFVTVKDFAEAFQSFHVGRRLRDEFTVPFDKSKGHPAALTTTKYGVSKRELLKICLSREFLLMKRNSFFYIFKLSQLIIMATVTTTLFFRTEMHRETITDGQIYLSALFFGMFIITFNGFAELAMSITRLPVFYKQRDLLFFPSWAYSLPTWVLKIPITFVEVAIWVILVYYVTGFDPNIERFFRQYFLFLCVNQMASGLFRFMGALGRNVIVANTLGSCAFLAIIVPGGFIISKDDIKPWWIWGYWFSPMTYAQNAIAVNEFLGNSWSHVPPNETEPLGVSVLKSRGIPTEARWYWIGAGTLIGYCILFNLLCIVALKYLNPFGKPQAVISKEALAEKIASKAGESVELSNREGGSESKRTVSSRTPLSRVGSFNERNHKRGMALPFEPLSITFDEVRYSVDMPKEMKTHGVTEDRLVLLKGVSGTCRPGILTALMGVSGAGKTTLMDVLAGRKTGGYIEGNIKISGYPKKQETFAHVAGYCEQTDIHSPHVTVYESLIYSAWLRLSPDVKSDTRKMFVEEVMELVELNSLKEALVGLPGVNGLSTEQRKRLTIAVELVANPSIIFMDEPTSGLDARAAAIVMRTVRNTVDTGRTVVCTIHQPSIDIFDAFDELFLLKRGGEEIYAGPLGHHSSHLIDYFQGVEGVPKIKDGYNPATWMLEVTSAAQEAALGVNFTEIYRNSELYRRCKALVKELSVPAPGSKDLYFPTRYTQSFFTQSMACLWKQHWSYLRNPPYTAVRFLFTTFIAILLGTMFWDLGSKTRRQQDLLNAMGSMYAAILFIGVQNASSVQPVVAIERTVFYREKAAGMYSALPYAFGQVMIEIPYIFGQTILYGIIVYAMIGFHWTVAKFFWYIFFMYFTLLYFTFYGMMTVAVTPNHNIAAIVSITFYLLWNLFSGFIVPKTRIPVWWRWYYYLSPVSWTLYGLVSSQFGDLEDELEDGEIVSHFVRSYFGFDHDFLPVVAVITVGIAVFFGFIFGLSIKVFNFQKR